In Erythrobacter litoralis HTCC2594, a single genomic region encodes these proteins:
- a CDS encoding WYL domain-containing protein produces MKLRELLNRAVKPILNERFGDLALSVPEFDDDENEESSDAVDELGSLSGLGLVIEYENSKGEKSQRVITCRQLSVEAEKHYLKAYCHHRKALRTFRLDRVVDIFDPTTGESLSPVQAFFAQYSPDKVTRSGLSWGMSVGRRADLIAVLNALVFLARCDREFHPSEMSCLEKALTNFWIRLEVPGDPDFDDILAYSRRLSPDGETFWLALHRFKEDSILESVFRRHAQMLIEADGVIREEEAYWSLEIDQFFSE; encoded by the coding sequence ATGAAACTTCGAGAACTTCTCAATCGTGCAGTGAAGCCAATTCTGAATGAAAGATTCGGAGACCTAGCGCTATCTGTCCCTGAATTTGACGATGATGAGAATGAAGAAAGTTCAGATGCTGTCGACGAGCTTGGCTCATTGTCCGGCCTAGGCTTGGTGATTGAATACGAAAATTCGAAGGGGGAGAAATCGCAACGGGTTATCACTTGCCGTCAGCTCTCGGTCGAAGCGGAAAAGCACTATCTGAAGGCATATTGCCATCATCGGAAAGCGCTCCGAACATTCAGGCTAGATCGCGTCGTAGATATCTTTGATCCGACGACAGGAGAGTCGCTTAGCCCAGTCCAAGCATTCTTCGCTCAGTATTCGCCTGACAAAGTGACGCGGTCCGGGCTGTCATGGGGCATGTCGGTTGGGCGGCGCGCTGATCTCATCGCGGTTCTGAATGCGCTTGTATTCCTAGCGAGGTGCGATCGAGAATTTCATCCCTCTGAGATGTCTTGTCTTGAGAAGGCTCTCACTAACTTTTGGATACGTCTCGAAGTGCCCGGCGACCCCGACTTTGATGATATTCTAGCCTACTCGCGAAGGCTGTCTCCAGATGGGGAAACTTTCTGGCTAGCTCTTCATCGTTTCAAGGAAGACTCGATTTTGGAATCCGTCTTTCGGCGCCACGCCCAAATGCTAATTGAGGCAGACGGTGTTATTCGAGAAGAGGAGGCATACTGGTCTCTGGAAATCGATCAGTTTTTCTCTGAATGA
- the recN gene encoding DNA repair protein RecN, with protein sequence MLTRLSIRNIVLIEALELDFGRGLGVLTGETGAGKSILLDALGLVLGNRADSGLVRAGEDKASVTASFEFARLPSTLSAALDDADLEIEEGEPLLIRRQLKADGGSKAFINDQPVGVALLREIGGALVELHGQHDDRGLVNPRGHRVLLDRYAGGDVEAVAQAWTAWQRASEALRKAQEEIEEAKAEQDLLLAHLTELTTLEPQAGEEERLANARADMQKGERLAGDLEELRHVWDGSDAPLAQLRSAARRLDRIGGEHPLLAEALASLDRAVIEATEAEEKLEAAAEALQHDPAALDAAETRLFELRALARKHRCEVDELPRKMREFRAALDAIEGGEAELDALETAEREKGELYRTAARQLHEARINGAQRLDAAVAAELAPLKLDAAQFRTDVQELPAEKWGAAGIDAVEFLIETNPGAGFAPLAKIASGGELSRFILALKVALAEQGGAATVIFDEIDRGVGGAVASAIGERLARLAQDGQLLAVTHSPQVAARGGTHYRIAKSSEGTVTKTSVERLDEAGRQEEIARMLSGAEITDEARAQADRLLEGV encoded by the coding sequence ATGCTGACCCGGCTTTCCATCCGCAATATCGTATTGATCGAGGCGCTGGAGCTTGACTTCGGGCGCGGGTTGGGCGTTCTTACCGGCGAGACGGGGGCGGGCAAATCGATCCTGCTCGATGCGCTGGGGCTGGTCCTTGGCAATCGAGCGGATAGCGGATTGGTGCGGGCCGGAGAGGACAAGGCCAGCGTCACCGCGAGTTTCGAGTTCGCGCGCCTCCCGTCCACTCTTTCCGCAGCGCTGGACGATGCCGACCTCGAAATCGAAGAGGGCGAGCCGCTGCTGATCCGCCGGCAGCTGAAGGCCGATGGCGGATCAAAGGCGTTCATCAACGACCAGCCCGTCGGCGTGGCGCTGCTGCGCGAAATCGGCGGTGCGCTGGTCGAACTGCATGGCCAGCATGACGATCGCGGGCTCGTGAATCCGCGCGGGCACCGGGTGCTGCTCGATCGCTATGCGGGTGGTGATGTCGAGGCGGTCGCGCAGGCGTGGACGGCGTGGCAGCGCGCCAGCGAAGCCTTGCGCAAAGCGCAAGAAGAAATCGAAGAAGCGAAAGCCGAGCAGGACCTGCTGCTGGCGCATCTGACCGAGCTGACGACGCTCGAACCGCAGGCGGGCGAGGAGGAGCGGCTCGCCAATGCCCGCGCCGACATGCAGAAGGGCGAGAGGCTGGCGGGCGACCTCGAGGAATTGCGCCACGTCTGGGACGGCAGCGACGCGCCGCTGGCGCAATTGCGCAGCGCCGCGCGGCGGCTCGACCGGATCGGCGGGGAACATCCGCTGCTGGCCGAAGCGCTGGCTTCTCTCGACCGTGCCGTGATCGAAGCGACCGAGGCCGAGGAGAAGCTGGAAGCGGCCGCCGAGGCGCTACAGCACGATCCCGCCGCGCTCGACGCCGCCGAGACGCGGCTGTTCGAACTGCGCGCGCTGGCTCGCAAGCATCGCTGCGAAGTCGACGAACTGCCGCGCAAGATGCGCGAATTCCGCGCGGCACTCGATGCCATCGAAGGCGGCGAAGCGGAACTCGACGCGCTGGAGACCGCCGAGCGCGAGAAGGGGGAGCTCTATCGCACCGCGGCGCGGCAATTGCATGAAGCGCGGATAAATGGGGCGCAACGCTTGGACGCGGCGGTGGCGGCGGAACTCGCGCCGCTCAAACTCGACGCCGCGCAATTCCGTACCGACGTGCAGGAACTGCCGGCGGAGAAATGGGGCGCGGCAGGGATCGACGCGGTCGAATTCCTGATCGAGACCAACCCCGGCGCAGGCTTCGCGCCGCTCGCCAAGATCGCTTCGGGAGGTGAGCTCTCGCGCTTCATCCTCGCGCTCAAGGTGGCGCTGGCTGAGCAGGGCGGGGCGGCGACGGTGATCTTCGACGAGATCGACCGCGGCGTCGGCGGCGCGGTGGCGAGCGCCATCGGGGAGCGGCTCGCGCGACTGGCGCAGGACGGGCAATTGTTGGCGGTGACGCACTCACCGCAGGTCGCGGCGCGCGGCGGCACGCACTACCGCATCGCCAAGTCCTCCGAGGGGACGGTGACGAAGACATCGGTCGAGCGGCTGGATGAGGCCGGGCGCCAGGAAGAGATCGCGCGCATGCTCAGCGGAGCCGAGATCACCGACGAAGCACGCGCGCAGGCGGATCGCTTGCTGGAGGGGGTGTGA
- a CDS encoding CinA family protein, whose product MALRIADRLRGKGEKVAVADGATGGLMAASLLTVPGALDFFVGGGVVYSLRARDVLFVLPREAYRGMRGTSEDYALLQARAIRDNFGAEWGIAESGSVGGSSHPSGAPAGRSCVAVVGPAGEFTRVTETGSDDRIANMQAFTRAALEFLEQVLSR is encoded by the coding sequence ATGGCCCTGCGTATCGCTGATCGCCTGCGAGGGAAGGGAGAGAAAGTCGCCGTTGCCGACGGAGCGACCGGTGGTCTGATGGCCGCTTCGCTGCTCACTGTCCCTGGCGCGCTCGACTTCTTCGTCGGGGGCGGGGTGGTCTATTCGCTGCGCGCCCGCGATGTGCTGTTCGTCCTGCCGCGAGAAGCCTATCGCGGTATGCGCGGCACGAGCGAGGACTATGCGCTGCTCCAGGCCCGCGCGATCCGCGACAATTTCGGGGCCGAATGGGGCATTGCCGAGAGCGGTTCGGTCGGCGGATCGAGCCACCCGAGCGGCGCTCCTGCCGGGCGCAGTTGCGTCGCAGTCGTGGGGCCGGCGGGCGAGTTCACCCGAGTAACCGAAACAGGCAGCGACGATCGCATCGCCAATATGCAGGCTTTCACCCGCGCCGCGCTGGAATTCCTCGAACAGGTGCTGTCGCGCTGA
- a CDS encoding outer membrane protein assembly factor BamD: MFAKARLPRLRAIAVSALATATLAACSTGGGGERDTAYVARDVETLYASAKDRLDRGNAKLAAALFDEVERQHPYSPWARRAQLMSAFSYYVSRDYTKAIQSAQRFLSIHPGNKDAPYAYYLIALSYYEQISDVQRDQKVTEQALTALREVDRRFPQTEYAADARLKMDLVNDHLAGKEMEIGRFYQRTAKWAAAVIRFQNVVDDYQTTSHAPEALYRLTESNLALGIPTEAKKYAAVLGANYPGSEWYEKAYELIGDHAPTQLGG; encoded by the coding sequence ATGTTTGCCAAAGCCCGCCTGCCGCGCCTGCGCGCGATTGCCGTTTCCGCCCTCGCCACCGCCACGCTGGCCGCCTGTTCTACCGGCGGCGGGGGCGAGCGGGACACTGCCTACGTCGCGCGTGACGTCGAGACGCTTTACGCCTCGGCCAAGGACCGGCTCGATCGCGGCAATGCCAAGCTGGCTGCGGCGCTGTTCGACGAGGTCGAGCGGCAGCATCCCTATTCGCCCTGGGCCCGACGCGCGCAGTTGATGAGCGCGTTCAGCTATTACGTCTCGCGCGATTACACCAAGGCTATCCAGAGCGCGCAGCGCTTCCTGTCGATCCACCCGGGTAACAAGGACGCGCCTTACGCCTATTACCTGATCGCGCTCAGCTATTACGAGCAGATTAGCGACGTACAGCGTGACCAGAAAGTGACCGAGCAGGCGCTGACCGCGCTGCGCGAAGTCGATCGCCGCTTCCCGCAGACCGAATATGCCGCCGACGCCCGGCTCAAGATGGATCTCGTCAACGATCACCTGGCCGGCAAGGAAATGGAAATCGGCCGCTTCTACCAGCGCACTGCCAAATGGGCGGCGGCGGTGATCCGGTTCCAGAACGTGGTCGACGATTACCAGACCACCAGCCACGCGCCCGAAGCGCTCTATCGCCTGACCGAATCGAACCTCGCGCTCGGTATTCCGACCGAAGCGAAGAAATATGCCGCCGTTCTGGGCGCAAATTATCCGGGCAGCGAATGGTACGAGAAAGCCTACGAACTGATCGGCGATCACGCGCCGACGCAACTCGGCGGCTGA
- a CDS encoding serine hydrolase → MRYTLIGIALVLAGCGNSGGEDPAAFQQRIEEVAQEPLVAAPSPEERALDQALFDIAAPFDGYLGIAVHDIARDRTVHFNGNEHLPQQSLSKLWVTLAALRMVDAGELDLSERVSIRRSDLTLFHQPVRQIVLARGGFNTTYGDLMRRAITESDNTANDMLLKRVGGPAGVRNAIGEARLGAIRFGPGEVPMQSKIAGVEWDPSYSIGNAFFDARKRVPASAREAAFTGYVLDPVDGATPRAIALALARLARGELLEPGTTALFLQLLKDVKSGPNRLKGGVPPGWSIGHKTGTGQVLDSAPPAEQAGYNDVGILTAPDGARYSVVVMIGRTAVPLPVRMELMHKVVEAIVRYHHEAGGEAIPDALRPEPVLEEL, encoded by the coding sequence ATGCGCTACACGCTGATCGGGATTGCGTTGGTCCTTGCCGGTTGCGGCAATTCGGGAGGCGAAGATCCCGCCGCGTTCCAGCAGCGCATCGAGGAAGTGGCGCAGGAGCCGCTGGTCGCGGCACCGTCGCCGGAAGAACGCGCTCTTGACCAGGCGCTATTCGACATCGCCGCGCCTTTCGACGGCTATCTCGGCATCGCGGTGCACGATATCGCGCGCGACCGGACGGTGCATTTCAACGGCAACGAGCACTTGCCGCAACAGAGCCTCAGCAAGCTGTGGGTGACGCTGGCGGCCTTGCGCATGGTGGATGCAGGCGAGCTCGACCTGTCCGAACGGGTCAGCATCCGCCGCAGCGACCTGACGCTGTTCCACCAGCCGGTGCGGCAGATCGTGCTCGCCCGTGGCGGTTTCAATACGACCTATGGCGACCTGATGCGCCGCGCGATCACGGAGAGCGACAATACCGCCAACGATATGCTGCTGAAGCGCGTCGGCGGCCCGGCAGGTGTGCGCAACGCGATCGGCGAGGCACGGCTCGGTGCGATCCGTTTCGGGCCCGGCGAGGTGCCGATGCAGAGCAAGATTGCGGGGGTGGAATGGGACCCGTCCTACTCGATCGGCAACGCCTTTTTCGATGCCCGCAAGCGGGTGCCTGCCAGTGCGCGCGAAGCAGCGTTCACCGGCTATGTCCTCGACCCTGTCGACGGAGCCACGCCGCGGGCGATCGCGCTGGCCCTGGCCAGACTTGCGAGGGGAGAACTGCTGGAGCCGGGCACGACGGCGCTGTTCCTCCAGCTCCTGAAAGACGTCAAGAGCGGTCCCAACCGGCTGAAGGGCGGCGTCCCGCCGGGCTGGAGCATCGGCCACAAGACGGGCACCGGCCAGGTCCTCGACAGCGCGCCTCCCGCCGAACAGGCGGGCTATAACGATGTCGGTATCCTTACCGCCCCCGACGGCGCGCGCTATTCCGTGGTGGTGATGATCGGGCGCACCGCCGTGCCGCTGCCTGTGCGGATGGAGCTGATGCATAAGGTGGTGGAAGCGATCGTGCGCTATCACCACGAGGCTGGCGGGGAAGCGATTCCCGACGCGCTGAGGCCCGAGCCGGTCCTGGAGGAGCTGTGA
- the proB gene encoding glutamate 5-kinase: MTQQTRTASPDTTKSRKIPEPRKIVVKVGSALLANTERLTPRFGFIQRLMEDIARLRAEGHEVILCSSGAVALGMKAVGVEPGEAGLTDKQAAAACGMPQLLNAYKQVGYEFDFEIAQILLTLGDFEDHRRFLNTKNTVHRLLQSNIIPIVNENDTITTEEIRVGDNDRLAAKIAQMVQADDFVILTTIDGLYDRNPDDPDAKLVEEVSDVSEYLAATAGKTTLGTGGMLTKLQAANMAQNAGCTAWIADGEEPRPISAILNGERRCTKCLPNPNPASVWDTWLADRLQMAGHLVIGDEAAAKLGSGAPIHRDDVLSMDGDFSRGDVLHIYDKDGVERARGLTDFTSEETRVMINNPDLPAEQLLGYQTHAEIIRGNNLVALEGHHLTWDAPEGESGQRRVAPLEDDPMAD; the protein is encoded by the coding sequence TTGACCCAGCAGACCCGCACAGCTTCGCCCGACACCACCAAATCGCGAAAGATCCCGGAACCGCGCAAGATCGTCGTCAAGGTCGGCTCCGCGCTGCTCGCCAATACCGAGCGGCTGACTCCGCGCTTCGGCTTCATACAGCGCCTGATGGAGGATATCGCCCGGCTGCGTGCGGAGGGGCACGAAGTGATCCTGTGCTCGAGCGGGGCCGTGGCGCTGGGCATGAAGGCGGTCGGCGTCGAGCCGGGCGAGGCCGGATTGACCGACAAGCAGGCGGCCGCGGCCTGCGGCATGCCCCAGCTGCTCAACGCCTACAAGCAGGTCGGATACGAATTCGATTTCGAGATCGCGCAGATCCTGCTGACGCTGGGCGACTTCGAGGATCACCGCCGCTTCCTCAACACCAAGAACACCGTCCACCGCCTGCTGCAGTCGAACATCATCCCGATCGTCAACGAGAACGATACAATTACGACCGAAGAAATCCGCGTCGGCGATAACGACCGGCTGGCGGCCAAGATCGCGCAGATGGTGCAGGCCGACGATTTCGTGATCCTGACCACCATCGACGGGCTGTACGATCGCAATCCGGACGATCCGGACGCAAAGCTGGTCGAGGAAGTCAGCGACGTGAGCGAATACCTGGCCGCGACGGCCGGCAAGACCACGCTCGGAACGGGCGGCATGCTGACCAAGCTGCAGGCGGCGAACATGGCGCAGAACGCGGGCTGCACCGCGTGGATTGCCGATGGTGAGGAACCGCGGCCGATTTCAGCCATCCTGAACGGCGAGCGGCGCTGCACCAAGTGCCTGCCCAATCCCAATCCGGCCTCGGTCTGGGATACCTGGCTGGCCGACCGCCTGCAAATGGCCGGGCATCTCGTCATCGGCGACGAGGCAGCGGCGAAGCTTGGCAGCGGCGCACCGATCCACCGCGACGACGTGCTGTCGATGGATGGCGATTTCAGCCGCGGCGACGTGCTCCACATCTACGACAAGGACGGCGTGGAGCGTGCCCGCGGCCTGACTGACTTCACCAGCGAGGAGACGCGGGTGATGATCAACAACCCGGACCTGCCGGCCGAACAACTGCTCGGCTACCAGACCCACGCCGAGATTATCCGCGGCAACAACCTCGTCGCGCTCGAAGGGCATCACCTGACCTGGGATGCGCCCGAAGGCGAAAGCGGCCAGCGCCGCGTCGCACCGCTCGAAGACGATCCGATGGCGGACTGA
- the ligA gene encoding NAD-dependent DNA ligase LigA, which yields MTTELENLSEAEAANELMRLARQIAKHDRLYHAEDAPEITDQEYDALVRRNAELEAAFPHLVREDSPSRKVGHAVAASPLSKVTHEVRMMSLDNAFADEEVAEFVARVRRYLNIGEDEAIAFTAEDKIDGLSCSLRYENGKLVRAATRGDGQVGEDVTPNVAHIGDIPQELTPLPLAGGAGGGPLDDSGSAPTPDPSRRREGKWNGPAVFEIRGEVYMATADFHALNARLMDEARAEADEKDNAFDTAKVRQFANPRNAAAGSLRQKDASVTATRPLRFWAHGWGAVEGDVPGETQVEVVEQIAAWGVPVSPLFRRCETLEEMLAHYEAIGAQRADLPYEIDGVVYKVDRLDYQQRLGFVAKAPRWAIARKFPAEQAETTLENIDIQVGRTGKLTPVGRLAPVLVGGVTVTNVTLHNRDEIERLGVRPGDRVVVQRAGDVIPQVVRNLTPDEKRDSFEFPDTCPECGSEAVSEEGGVDVRCTGGLICPAQRTERLKHFVSRAALDIDGLGEKTIDQFFALGWLESPADIFRLKDRRDEILALEGWMDKSVDNLLASVEARREPDTARLLLGLGIRHVGAVTARDLMKYFHELPALRETAEKARAGDEEAVVALTSIDGIGSAVVEALGDFFHEEHNRAVWDDLLSEVSPPRYEVETLDSPVAGKTVVFTGKLETMSRDEAKAQAERLGAKASGSVSAKTDLLVAGPGAGSKLKKAQDLGIEVIDEAGWAEIVAAAG from the coding sequence ATGACGACCGAGCTTGAAAATCTCTCCGAAGCCGAAGCCGCCAATGAATTGATGCGGTTGGCGCGGCAAATCGCGAAGCATGATAGGCTCTACCACGCCGAGGATGCGCCGGAGATTACCGACCAGGAATACGATGCGCTGGTGCGGCGCAATGCGGAGCTGGAAGCGGCGTTTCCGCACCTGGTGCGCGAGGACTCGCCCAGTCGCAAGGTCGGCCATGCGGTCGCGGCCTCGCCGCTGAGCAAGGTCACCCACGAGGTTCGCATGATGAGCCTCGACAATGCCTTTGCCGACGAGGAGGTGGCCGAGTTTGTCGCGCGGGTGCGGCGCTATCTCAACATTGGCGAGGACGAGGCGATTGCTTTCACCGCCGAGGACAAGATTGATGGGCTGTCCTGCTCGCTGCGCTACGAAAATGGCAAACTCGTGCGCGCGGCGACGCGGGGGGACGGGCAGGTAGGCGAGGATGTGACGCCCAACGTCGCGCATATCGGCGACATTCCGCAGGAGCTTACTCCCCTCCCGCTTGCGGGAGGGGCTGGGGGTGGGCCACTCGACGACAGTGGCTCCGCGCCCACCCCTGACCCCTCCCGCAGGCGGGAGGGGAAATGGAACGGCCCCGCTGTCTTCGAGATCCGAGGCGAGGTCTATATGGCCACCGCCGACTTCCACGCGCTCAACGCGCGGCTGATGGACGAGGCGCGCGCCGAGGCAGACGAGAAAGATAACGCGTTCGACACGGCCAAGGTCCGGCAGTTCGCCAATCCGCGCAACGCGGCGGCGGGCTCCTTGCGGCAGAAAGATGCGAGCGTGACCGCGACCCGTCCGCTCAGGTTCTGGGCGCATGGATGGGGCGCGGTCGAGGGCGATGTGCCGGGCGAAACGCAGGTCGAAGTCGTCGAGCAGATCGCGGCATGGGGCGTGCCGGTGTCGCCGCTGTTCCGGCGCTGCGAGACGCTCGAGGAGATGCTCGCGCATTACGAGGCCATCGGCGCGCAGCGGGCGGACTTGCCCTATGAAATCGACGGCGTCGTCTACAAGGTCGACCGGCTCGATTACCAGCAGCGGCTGGGCTTCGTCGCCAAGGCGCCGCGCTGGGCTATCGCTCGCAAGTTTCCTGCCGAACAGGCTGAAACGACACTCGAAAATATTGATATTCAGGTCGGGCGGACCGGCAAGCTGACCCCGGTTGGGCGGCTCGCACCGGTGTTGGTGGGCGGGGTGACGGTGACCAATGTCACGCTCCACAATCGCGACGAAATCGAGCGGCTCGGGGTGCGCCCCGGCGACCGCGTTGTCGTCCAGCGCGCGGGCGATGTGATTCCGCAAGTCGTGCGCAATCTCACGCCCGACGAGAAACGCGATTCTTTCGAGTTTCCCGACACCTGTCCCGAATGCGGCAGCGAAGCGGTGAGCGAGGAAGGGGGGGTCGATGTCCGCTGCACTGGCGGCCTCATCTGTCCCGCGCAACGCACTGAAAGACTGAAGCATTTCGTCAGCCGCGCCGCGCTCGATATCGACGGACTGGGCGAGAAGACGATCGACCAGTTCTTCGCGCTCGGCTGGCTGGAAAGCCCGGCCGATATCTTCCGCTTGAAGGACCGGCGCGATGAGATCCTCGCGCTTGAGGGTTGGATGGACAAGTCTGTCGATAACCTGTTGGCATCTGTGGAAGCGCGCCGCGAACCGGACACCGCACGGCTCCTGTTAGGACTGGGCATCCGCCATGTCGGCGCGGTAACGGCGCGCGACTTGATGAAGTATTTCCACGAGTTACCGGCGCTTCGTGAAACGGCTGAGAAAGCGCGGGCGGGCGACGAAGAGGCCGTCGTCGCACTCACCAGCATCGACGGGATCGGCAGCGCCGTCGTCGAGGCGCTGGGCGATTTTTTCCACGAAGAGCACAATCGCGCAGTGTGGGACGACCTGCTCAGCGAAGTCAGCCCGCCGCGCTACGAAGTCGAGACGCTCGACAGTCCCGTAGCCGGCAAGACCGTCGTCTTCACCGGCAAGCTCGAGACCATGAGCCGCGACGAGGCCAAGGCTCAGGCCGAACGGCTCGGCGCCAAGGCCAGCGGCAGCGTGAGCGCCAAGACCGACTTGCTGGTCGCCGGGCCGGGCGCGGGCAGCAAGCTCAAGAAGGCACAGGACCTCGGCATCGAAGTGATCGACGAAGCTGGTTGGGCCGAAATCGTCGCAGCGGCGGGATGA
- a CDS encoding SDR family oxidoreductase, translating to MAKTLLITGASSGIGAATAKAAAAAGWNVALLARSGDKLTDLANEIGDAALPIQADVTDRGEVTSAVERTVDRFGALDAVFANAGTGVNNPGIETGDPQEWHDMIHVNILAVLYTAHATLPELRKTKGNFIVTGSKAGREHFKGSVYSATKWFVHGFAGNLAEEMREFGGRCCVISPGMVNTEFFDEPKPTKLQPEDVADAVVFALNQPDTSAVREIHMMPND from the coding sequence ATGGCCAAGACCCTCCTCATCACCGGCGCATCGAGCGGCATCGGTGCCGCCACTGCCAAGGCCGCTGCCGCTGCCGGATGGAATGTCGCACTGCTGGCGCGATCGGGCGACAAGCTCACCGATCTTGCCAATGAGATTGGCGACGCAGCGCTACCGATCCAGGCCGACGTCACCGATCGCGGCGAAGTGACGAGCGCGGTCGAGCGGACGGTCGATCGCTTCGGCGCGCTCGACGCGGTGTTTGCCAATGCCGGGACCGGCGTCAACAATCCGGGCATCGAAACGGGTGATCCGCAGGAATGGCACGACATGATCCATGTCAACATCCTCGCCGTGCTCTACACCGCCCATGCGACGCTACCCGAACTGCGCAAGACCAAGGGCAACTTCATTGTCACCGGCTCCAAGGCCGGGCGCGAGCACTTCAAGGGCTCTGTCTACAGCGCGACCAAGTGGTTTGTGCACGGTTTCGCGGGCAATCTGGCCGAGGAGATGCGCGAATTCGGCGGACGCTGCTGCGTGATCTCGCCCGGCATGGTCAACACCGAGTTCTTCGACGAGCCCAAGCCTACCAAGCTCCAGCCCGAGGATGTGGCAGACGCAGTCGTCTTCGCACTCAACCAGCCTGACACTTCGGCGGTGCGCGAAATCCACATGATGCCCAACGATTGA